In Lodderomyces elongisporus chromosome 2, complete sequence, the following proteins share a genomic window:
- the TRF5 gene encoding Poly(A) polymerase → MRDSSKKKRSSTAHGPPVEKRQRTSSNTYESLYEIDGESSSDSEHIFNYDKDTSPEDKNVINLIDSDEDDKEEKGGEEEKEEEEDDDENGNSSGENQIEIDGDKVEDKEISPSDQEKLIESTSTSSTTSSTSSTNSPEANDLAKNDDFIEFGFSSSDEDEDEDRDDGNGGINSVAEEIDDTSRPEDLHTNSQYPWVKNHDHSRQKEIADWLTMEMKDFVNYISPSSEEIVIRNKVVNTLKTQIALFWPGTEAHVFGSSATDLYLPGSDIDMVVLSDTGDYENRSRLYQLSSFLKAKKLATNVEVIASAKVPIIKFVDPDSNIHVDISFERKNGLDAARRIRKWLASTPGLRELVLVVKQFLRSRKLNNVHVGGLGGYATIIICFHFLRSHPKLSTESMSSLDNLGVLLIEFFELYGRNFSYDNLIISLDPKTEEPRYLPKGRYSVLNTARNTFAIVVQDPADPNNNITRSSYNLRDLKKAFGGAYQLLVAKCYELHAASYRARLGQSILGDIIKYKGKERHFRDERHMVVNEALISHEEETTSLDGKKIVTKSNDEFYFSDMTDSDETEEYKPQLLKVKSHKTISPTPVTNKAKDTKKLVESFLGLEKSEDENDANNDDSEYDPEKSLPPKPKSNLDKDVKRDYWRQKGLEL, encoded by the coding sequence ATGCGTGATTcctcaaaaaagaagagactGAGTACCGCACATGGTCCCCCAGTTGAGAAACGTCAACGCACGTCAAGTAACACCTACGAGTCGCTTTACGAAATTGACGGTGAGAGCTCATCAGATTCAGAGCACATTTTTAATTACGATAAAGATACTAGTCCCGAAGATAAAAATGTAATCAATTTGATAGACagtgatgaagatgataaagaagaaaaaggaggagaagaagaaaaagaagaagaagaagatgatgatgaaaatggtAACAGTTCAGGTGAGAATCAAATTGAAATCGATGGTGATAAAGTTGAAGATAAGGAAATATCACCTTCAGatcaagaaaaattaatagaATCAACCtcaacttcttcaacaacttcATCAACCTCATCAACAAATCTGCCAGAAGCCAATGATCTTGCAAAGAATGACGACTTTATTGAATTCGGATTTCTGTCCtcagatgaagatgaagacgaAGACAGAGATGATGGAAATGGAGGTATAAACTCAGTAGCAGAAGAAATAGATGACACCTCGAGACCAGAGGACCTACATACTAATTCGCAATATCCTTGGGTGAAAAACCACGATCATTCGCGCCAGAAAGAGATTGCAGATTGGCTTACAATGGAGATGAAGGATTTTGTGAATTACATATCGCCGTCGAGTGAAGAAATCGTGATTAGGAATAAAGTGGTAAACACTCTCAAGACACAGATTGCACTCTTTTGGCCCGGAACAGAAGCACATGTTTTTGGATCGAGTGCGACTGATTTATACTTGCCAGGCTCTGATATTGATATGGTTGTTCTTTCTGATACAGGAGACTACGAGAACCGTTCAAGGTTGTACCAactttcctctttcttgaAGGCCAAGAAACTAGCCACCAACGTTGAAGTGATTGCAAGTGCCAAGGTCCCGATCATCAAATTTGTAGATCCAGATTCCAACATTCACGTGGATATATcgtttgaaagaaaaaatggtCTCGATGCTGCTAGGCGAATACGAAAATGGTTAGCCTCGACCCCAGGTCTAAGGGAGTTAGTATTGGTGGTAAAACAATTCTTACGGTCAAGAAAACTCAATAATGTTCATGTTGGAGGTCTAGGGGGATACGCCACCATTATCAtatgttttcattttttacgGCTGCATCCAAAACTCTCGACTGAATCTATGAGCTCACTAGATAATTTGGGAGTATTATTGATTGAGTTTTTTGAGCTTTACGGAAGAAACTTTTCGTATGATAATTTGATAATCTCTTTAGACCCTAAAACCGAGGAGCCCAGATACTTACCCAAGGGAAGATATTCAGTCTTGAATACTGCGCGAAATACATTTGCTATTGTTGTACAGGACCCAGCAGATCCAAACAATAACATCACAAGATCATCTTACAATTTGCGGGATTTGAAGAAAGCTTTTGGAGGGGCTTACCAACTTCTTGTTGCCAAATGTTACGAATTACACGCAGCATCTTATAGAGCACGTTTGGGCCAACTGATCCTTGGAGACATCATTAAATACAAAGGGAAAGAGCGACACTTTAGAGACGAGAGACATATGGTTGTTAACGAAGCATTGATTAGCCACGAggaagaaacaacaagCCTCGatgggaaaaaaattgttacAAAAAGTAACGACgaattttatttctctgACATGACGGATAGTGACGAAACTGAGGAATATAAACCACAACTTTTAAAAGTCAAATCACATAAAACAATCAGCCCTACACCCGTGACAAATAAGGCAAAAGATACGAAAAAACTCGTCGAATCTTTCCTTGGGCTTGAGAAAtctgaagatgaaaatgatgcAAACAACGATGATCTGGAGTATGACCCAGAAAAGCTGCTtccaccaaaaccaaaaagcaATCTCGATAAGGATGTTAAGAGAGACTATTGGAGACAGAAAGGATTGGAATTGTAA
- the YPT53 gene encoding GTP-binding protein of the rab, protein MTSSLSDDSFPPPPYKIVVLGDSSVGKTSLVHRFTTNKFEEQTLNTIGAAYTTKIFASRHNPSRKFNLELWDTAGQERYRSLTPMYYRNAKCALICFDLKNLEASFETAKYWIQQLQLNNSSTDDKIQIMLVATKSDLGGDADVNEYLFIKEYLVDKNIDGKITKTSSKTNTGILELFESIVDGIDDSFISEYQTQLKIQNDRVGLGLGARTATRNCC, encoded by the coding sequence ATGACCTCTTCCTTGTCTGATGATTCATTTCCACCGCCGCCATACAAGATTGTTGTCCTAGGAGATTCATCTGTGGGCAAAACATCCTTGGTTCATAGATTCACTACCAACAAGTTTGAGGAGCAAACATTAAATACAATTGGTGCTGCATACACCACCAAGATCTTTGCTAGTCGACATAATCCCAGTAGAAAATTCAATCTTGAGCTATGGGATACTGCGGGTCAAGAAAGGTATCGTTCCTTAACGCCAATGTACTATAGAAACGCCAAATGTGCATTGATTTGCTTTGATTTAAAAAACTTAGAGGCTTCTTTTGAAACAGCTAAATATTGGattcaacaattgcaattgaaCAACTCATCTACGGATGACAAGATTCAGATCATGCTTGTGGCAACGAAATCTGATCTTGGCGGTGATGCTGACGTAAATGAATACTTGTTCATTAAAGAGTATCTCGTAGATAAGAATATTGATGGCAAAATTACAAAGACCAGTTCGAAAACCAATACGGGAATCCTTGAATTGTTTGAAAGTATAGTGGACGGCATCGATGATTCGTTTATTTCTGAATATCAAACGCAGTTAAAGATTCAGAATGACAGAGTTGGTTTGGGACTTGGCGCACGAACAGCAACGCGCAATTGTTGCTAA